tgtaaatatgtcGATCAGCGGGAAAAGATTAAATTTTTGTCCATCAAATAATCAGGGTTTATGACGTTTCATTGATTTATCAGAGTTTAAAAGTCCTAAAATAACTAGTCAATGGGATTTTTGGGTTTTTGTAGAGATATCAATTTATATGTTGTTGTAGGATAAGAATAGAACAGAAATTTGATTAGTCATGTTCAGtggttatataataattattaaagtatagattttaattatatattatagagCTATTAGTGCACAACGCTTGATCTTTGCCCTCACCCTAGTCAGCTATACgacattatttttagtatacacTTAGCCGAAACTAGTTTGTACAGAATCAGAAATAAGTATAGTCGATTAAAACGAATTTTACcctatgttatatttttttccaaaaacataataaaaatgtatcaagtTGGTTACTTTATTATTGGCGCCTGCAAGGCTTAATGCGACATGGCGATAGCGCAGTGAAGTGCGCTCGCGCTGTCTTCACGCAAGCACCTCCGCGAGCGAGCGctcccaaatattttttttatttaaaaaaacagggATACTTTCGTAGCCTGTCACCACGTGagttttcataatttcataatgttttattctgtttcgaactttttaaattaaattttatttgggGTGTTTCGGCTTCagagtaaagaaaaaatattgttgtattgcTGAGATCTCCTTACATTTATTCAAgtataaagtacctacttacctcAAAAATAACGTGGTGGATATTTGTCACTGAAGTTGACTGAAAGTAGGTAGAGAGCTACTTTTTGCGAGCATCAGATCTTTGATGTTTGATGACAAGACGTTTTTGGTATTTGGGAGGTTAATTTAATTTCcaaaagtgttatttatttaaatcctaTAAGTGATACTCCTTGAACATTTAATAtccttttaaattttttttctatattaaagtACATCAGAAACCCTACGGCGTCCTTTTGCAAGATTGCTAATTGAATTTCGTAGTACTGACGCATGACGGAGCGTATCATGCAATAATAATTGACAGAGAGAGAAAGCAGGCAAGTGGGTAGCATATAAAAATTGAGACACagtgataataatttagtaatttttatttaagtggAACTATGCGATAAAATTACACTGAAGTATGAAGGATCCACATTAATTCCAGCAGGTGTACGTGGCCGTTTAGTTAACAATGTGAACTCTGAGGTCTTCATCATCAGCTTCGTCGCTGGCGTCAGGGACGTCCTCCTCGGAAGGTTGACTGGGCTCATTAGATTCTTCAGATTCGCTAGGATCGCTAGGTTCATTAGATTCGCTGGACTCGCTGGGCTCATTAGACTCGCTGGATTCGCTGGATTCCTTGGACTCACTAGACTGCTGGGATTCGCTGGATTCCTTCGATTCGCTGGACTGTTGGGACTCGCTGGATTCCTTGGACTCACTGGACTGCTGGGACTCGCTAGATTCCTTAGATTCGCTGGACTGCTGGGACTCGCTGGATTCCTTAGACTCGCTGGATTGCTGGGATTCGCTGGACTCACTGGATTCACTGCTTTCGCTAGATTCACTGCTTTCACTAGATTCGCTAGATTCGCTGGACTCGCTAGACTCGCTGGATTCACTAGATTCACTGGACTCCTCAGATTCTGGGTCGGGGAAGGAGCTGTCCCAGTCGAAGTTGATTCCGGTCACCTCAACGTACCAGTCGTGGTAGTGTCCAGGGCGCACGTATcctaaacaaagaaaaaaaatatatattagctGCTTCGTGATCGATTAATGTAGTCATCATGCCTAATTTGACATCACTAGTCATAAAAAACGTGACCAGTGTATTACTACGTACCAGCTGGGATAGGGCTGGCGCATCCGGCACCAGATACGAAGCTTGCGACTCCGACCTGTGTGCTCTTTCCGTCTTGGTCTACAACAGTCAAAGGACCACCGCTGTCACCCTGTGAGGAGAAAGTACAAATGTTATCATATTACTATAGAAATGAATAGTTTGGTAgtgttttgaatttattgttatCAATTAGCAAGCAATAACACTAGTTTTTGAGTAAGTATAATCAATCAATCCTTTTGTTTCTGCGACGCTGGCGTTTGCATAGACAGCTTGATCTTGCGAAGGAAACGCGAATAGTggcattttgttaaaaatgattctattaaatattaggtcggggaaaaagtctttgtttcgcattatagtatgtatgaacttgcaataaaatcttttctctacactaaaaagctcgatatttaggtacatcccgagctcactgaaagaaacctaatgaaccgtgtactcatttgtgattcttgaagccaaagacattttattacaagttcatgcatactataatgcgaaaagactttttccccgacctaataagtTAAATTCCTCTtacatgtatttatgtataaatgtattttgtatttataactaattgtttttaaagtaaagacTTACAGTGCAAGGAGACTGCGAAGTGACATTGAAGAATCTGGAGCAGATGCTTTGGGCTTGGATAAGGTCAAGGATTGCGTAATAACGACGGCACTCCTCATTAGACAATCCTCGTTGTAACACCCATCTAAGGACCTCAGTTTGTCCACCGGCTGtaggaataaattaaaagaaaaagatatattacagaaatattaaagtaatttaagtaattactgCTTTTTTGCTTTGCTATGCTTTGCTTTTTAAAAGATGactaccgcactaagaattgctcttgtgtcgcgaggacttttacatacatacatacaaacaacggacacaaagtacaaccagaactgaaacaataataatttgtggatcgcacaaataattgttccgtgtgggtatCAAACCCACGAAACCAATCAACCAAATAAACCAAtgcgccatagaggcagtcaaattgATTTCAGAATTCATAAGTGCTATTCAACAACGAAAAAAGGAATGGAAGAACCTCATTGGGTGGCCAGACGCAACTAATGCTGCGGACTGGGAATTCAAAGGAGAACCTTTGAAATAGGTGAAACTCTGAAATAGGCTAATTTCAAAACCCTTATTTGGTCTATAAAAGTAAGGGGATTTCCCGTTGTTCGTTGACCATTTTGTTAATAGCACAAGATAGTTATAGTACTGACCTGATCCGATTTCGTTGGTACGTCCGAAGCCGCTGACGACCATGGTGACATCAGAGTAGTCATTGTTCTTCTGAGCACTGCTCTGCAGGCGGCTGGGCTGGATGTTAGCtgtataaacaaaacacattgGTTACGAACTAAATATATATCAAACTGGTTTTTTCTTAGGTTGGAGGAACAGTTCGAGCTCAAATTGTAATAGTATTGGGTAGTAAGACAGATGGTGTCCAAACTTTAACTTTTTAGGGAACTGGACACCATCCTAAATAAGATTCTCTATGATACCCACATCTCTCTACATAACTGGCAATCGACTATATTACATTCTGTATAAATTTTCGCGGCAAAAAATCCAGTCATTGTATCTATCTTACTTgcacatattttaatactagaggccacccgcgactttgtccgcgtggaaaaccttaccgcgtaaatcccgatcccacgggaactccgggataaaaatgCCTATGTGTTATTCAGGGTCtccagctacctatataccaaatttcaccgttatcggttcagtagtatttgcgtgaaaaagaaacaaacattcatacatttataatattatcggGATGCGTGGGTAAGATTCAGGTTGCAAAccaattaataacattttgtagcGGTATTAACGGTTTTTTGTACCACTAAAACTCTGCAGAATATAGCTCACCGGAGTATGGAATAGAGTGGTCAAGTCCGAGCAGGGCGATGTCGTCAGTCTGTACTCCAGCCGCGATCTCATTGTATTTAGGGTAGATGTACTTGTTGGACGTCTCCACAATGTACTCCGGCCGGGTCAGGTCAAACAAACCCAAACGGACCACGAACGAGATACGGCTGAGGACAAAGAAGAAAATAAGATCTCTGAATTTTGATCGTGTTTTGCAGTGAGTGATAGATGACAGATTTCTAAGACGCGAGTTCCCTCTAATTAACTGTCGTCTCCGAGCTAGCTTTTGACAATgttgtatgaatatctgatcagcgcctctagcgggtgttctaggaactattttagcagtacattccaaatgtcaaactttcgatactcgtaACGATTGTAGAAAATCACATTACTGATTTTATGAGGTGGAATGATGTATTTTGTTCAGTATTTCTTAAATTCATTAGTGTGTACTCACTTGGCAAGGCAGTGGGCAGCAGTGAGGACCCATTTATTGTGAATAATGGTGCCGCCGCAGCCGAAGACTCCTCCGAAGCTGTCGATCATACGGATACTGACTTGGTAGGGGAACTGTCCCTCCACCGCTTCCCAGCCGCTTATGATGCGAGGAGCAAATCTTGCATGGTCCGCTGGGAAAAATAATCTGGCTATATAttcttttactttataaaaatgagTAATGTgagtaatgtttgtttgtcgtatggttactggtcaacctggtgtcaaagttgttcaagccgcccgagaggcttttgacgtggcttaacgtctgttatcttagtagacaacaaccggggccgacttttaacgtgccctccgaagcatggagacgcccagttcaaataccactatgcggtcacccatctatggaatgaccgcgccaacggttacttaacccacggatcgtttaccgaccgctgagcgcaactggctatgggcgcctctaataaaagtcttaaaaaaataaaagtctgtCAAAAGGCTGACTTTAATTTGATTAGTTTAATCTAGAGCTTGTGAAACAGGTTACTGACAAATGCGATAGAAGTAGTCAagctgaaggcctttgacaatTCGTTCGTCCAGCGCTGTGGGTATGTAGTGTATAGATAGTGTCGTAGTTACTTACAGTCGCGGTACTCCTCAACAGTAACTGCTTGATGATTGAGAAGCCCTGCCTGAAATAATTTTACGTTAATTGAGAAGCTCAATACCTaggaatattatttcaatagcaACAAGTTTCTAGAAGGTTCGTCAAAGAAGACGGGAAACATTTGTGAACATTAATTTTTGCGTCGGTACTCGGTTACTATCCCTTAAGTTGCGCGTCCACTGAGTCAGAATCGGAACGTATGGATCGTACAGTTTCgttattttgtaatgatttcTATGGTACTGCGTCCACTGGATCGGCATTTCAGTGACATAGAAATTTATACAAAGTGACAGATCCTTACAGTCCGTACGCTCTGATGCCGACGAAATGAACATGCTGCTTAAGGGTTGAATATCGTTAAGCAGACGAATAATCTTTCTTCATTGAGAACACATAAATCTTATGAATTCTTCAAGCCAATTGAAAGCGTAAGCACACACGACAGCGTTTCCTTGAGGATACCAGCAACATTAAACTAAATAGCGAACACTTTTATCacttgtaatttaatttcacaTAATAATTTAGTCCACTTACCTGGGCATAGCCCAAGGCAAAGAGTAGTCCAAACAGATACGCGGCAACCATGTTGAATGAACACCATCTAACGATTACCGCTGCATTTATTATAActacatatgtaaatattgtgGCGGATTAACGCGATAAACTCGATGaagataaatgtttaattcttgAATTATCGGGGGTTTATGACGTTTCATTGATTTATCAGAGTTTAAGAATCCTAAAATAACCAGTGAATGGGATTATAGAGTTTTTGTAGTGCAACCAATCTGTATTTAGTCCAAGGATAATAGTTGAGAAGACAAGGAGTGCAACTAAACTAAGGGTGTCGACTGTGTTATCGAAAATGCTCTTTTTAGCAACTGTTCCGATGGAGAGTTAGACTAGCATGTTTCATAGATGCTGAATCACTGCGATAGCCATCCAAATGTGTGAAGAATAGCTCTAGCTTTGTGTCGAGCTTCGAAATATTGCCGCGTTTGGCATTTTAAAGTGTATGGAGAATGAATGATGTTCTTtgatcaaacaaaaaatcaatacaaattaaataaactgtttgAATTACTGTTTCAAAGATAACTTAGTTGTTTGATTATGCTATGGGCAAAACGGGGGCTTGGGTTTGTCAGGTAATTTCTGTATACAATCTTCTTCATTAAATGTACCTATTTCAGATACTACTTAAGctctttttaatttgatataacgataatttaaaaaaatacccttGGCAAGATTACGTTTCGTCCCGGGAAATACTAAAACGTGGTCACAATAAAGAACCAAcgtcattaatttattgtaatgatAACAAATATCTAAGTAAACGGAAagattatgaaaatatactaCAGATGTTGTTTATTTCCCCGTATATTGACCAAGATTGTACATTTACCAGCGGTAATCGGGCAAAGCATATTTGGGTTTTTCCCTTATGTAAATACCCATTAATTAGGCAGCTCTGAATTAGGCGATGTGTTCGATAAACAATTATAAGCTGGTTAATACGTTTCTTCCTGCTTTTAAGAACAATATGTGTAGCTACTGTCAGTATATTGTTAACATTGCAAGTTTACTAATAGAGGGATATAAGGTTGAATAGCTTTAAGTATtgtatacaaaacaataattagagTATTAGCTCGGCGATATAGAGGCCTATTCTTGTCAGATTTTGCTTCTCGCTATATTACCTTAAGGTTGGTTTGTTTGTGTGCACGATCAGCGTAAAAGAATTCGTATGATGGTACCGTGGTCCATTGATGGTTCTGTGTGTATTCTTAGTTAAAAAGTAGATGTTGTCGAAGCATTAAAGTCGGTCTCACTGTGAAAATGCTTAACTAACCGACAAAGGCTCACGATTGTGATCCAAAAAATGTCAGCTTAAGCTTtggatactttttttttatcgtcTTCAATTCGTTTGGTGAAAGCCGATTGTGGCTGAAGAAGGAGAGAGAAGTACACTTGAAAATCTATGTGAGTATgacttttatttatcaaatgtaATCGTTTCAGCTAATTGTTCGGGAAAATTTGACGCAAAACGACGCAGTGAAATATTGTGCCacgtgtttattttgtttgcgtGGATAGTAAAGTCCCTttatataagtacgtatttataGTTGTATGGAACCTTCAAGTCATTCATTGCGaagttgtttgtttatacattttaccTACATCAcgataattatgtataaaaatacagaaGTTATGGAAATCCCATGTACTTAATTGTCTTATATCAGCTTAGCTACgatattatctattaaatttataatattatctacgtGTTACTGATTAATGTTACTTACGTGATAAGCTACtacttttcattaaaaataacaataacattatcaGATAAGAGACGTGACGTTGATGGTGGACTAAAATAGTAGTCATTGCAGCTGTGTTAGTGAAAGATTAATATGGTAATGGaagaaattcaataaatttcGATTAATGTGaacgaaagtaaataaataaacggtCTCTCAGGTTCCTGCTTCTGCAGTTGTACCTGCTTCTGCAGTTTTCCCGGCGCACGCCGCCAAGCGGTCATGAGGACACACatggcggtttagtgggtacTTATGCCTGGCCCTCATGACGGGAGGGACCCACATATCCCTGCACTCCAACCAGAGCTCTGACACAGGTGTGCTTAATGCATTAGCCACCTAAAAAAAGGACCTCCAAGACTGTTGCAACATGCATTTTGCAttacattaactgcaaatgcTGCGTAGACGTCAAATTCGAATATAGCTTTGTTTGTGTGTGAGGTGTGGTAAAATCTTTTTCCAAGTATATTTGAATTAATCGCCGACTGGCAGTCTTCAATTAGGGGTCATAGACTTCTGTCTCAGAGAAGGTTTGGTTGGCCATTTCAGCCAACTGTTCCATGGGGTgtgttgaaattgtttttaaaataatacacgtTAATTCGgagaaaaaacaatgttttatttttttaaatgaagtaatacataaattacaaatattactccacatttattttcatcttcTGGATCTATGATCTATGATGAGATTAGGTCTTCAACTTCCCAGTCAAAGCTGATGCCGGTGTGCTCTTCAATCCAGTCATGGTAGTACTCGGGGCGAACGAAACCtggtaaaaaacaaaacacttaattaaaaaaacaatctgTCAATTGCCAGGTAGTCACTTCTTGAATGAAAATATTAGAGCACCTTTTACACACGCACTcaatcgcgcatgaaacaacaatcgcgctttcccgcgcgtaatcctgtacactcctaagaacgtgcgatagagtgtgtgtgtaaaggcgggtATTAAGTCAAAAGGAATGTGTAAAGGGACTGCGTCGTAGTATTTCTCCTCATCATCGTCGACCGGTAACGTACCCAAATGTTTAAAGTATTTCTTTAGAATTACATTTCAGTATTCGGGCATTAGATGCTAGTAGTCTGTGGTTAAAATCAGATCAAGCTGATTTCGTACCCGGTAACAGCTACCGGATGATAACAAGATAAatcatataaaagaaaatcgAAAATATTGCTATAGAAAATGAGTTGATTTCgcatttatgattatttaatgaCCGAGGGAACTCAGAGTTGACATAGCTATCGTTTCcattaaacgaaataaaaaatacggacTCCAGGGCTCTCAAAAGGAACTCAGAGTCGACATAGCTATAGCTATCGTTTCcattaaacgaaataaaaaatacggacTCCAGGGCTCTCAAAAGGAACTCAGAGTCGACATAGCTATAGCTATCGTTTCcattaaacgaaataaaaaatacggacTCCAGGGCTCTCAAAAGGAACTCAGAGTCGACATAGCTATAGCTATCGTTTCcattaaacgaaaaaaaaaatacggacTCCAGTTTAATGGAAACGATAGCTATGTCAACTCTGAGTTCCTTTTGAGAGCCCTGGAgtccgtattttttatttcaatattcttCACAATCTTGattacttatatagataatttcaCTAAAAATGTAATTCGCTTGTACAGCTTATCATTTATTTTCGTCAATATCTACATTCTGGCCTAATTACGTCGATTGTGTGAAAGTATTTAATGACACACGTGATGCGGTTTAATCCGGACAAAGCCGGAGTCGCAATGGCGTCAATTGGATTAAAACGATTTCCTCTTttgctattattaaaaaacaataacaatctatatctatacttctatactaatattataaatgcgaaagtaactctgtctgtctgtctgtctgtctgtctgtctgtctgtctgctactcaatcacgcctaaactactgaaccaatttgcatgaaatttggtatggagatagtttgatacccgagaaaggacataggctactttttaccccgggaaaatgacgtatttcccgggaaaattcaggtttcgccaccgaagtcgcgaataatcaatattataatgacattgaattaacaaaattccgttgtcatggcaacagttttaatggcagatatgctttagcgcgagttatatgagatataaataattttgagaatatttttcgtgaaaaaaagcatattttgttgttaagaaataattaagctttgtattagtaaaaaaaaatcattcacgcgagcggagccgcacgggtcagctagttacttataactaccctttattttatttttttcctaaggaaaatgcattactgcatgtcccgctccagggaggaagcgagggtctgtcgggctctcccgccggctaggcgttccggcttttcaTTTGGGCATATCGAATAAAGACCTGACGATGTTctttcaacagtcaccataaagtggccaggacgcgatACTTCCAATACTTCGCGTATAACCCTACGTAAATTCTTAAATgtaacctacatacataaaaggggtaggcagagactaaataaTGCCACTTGGTCCGATCTtcacaaacttcctttgcttcaatcacaacatacatacattttgtcatacagcaCCGtaggttacgagtactacgcacctgacctttttgcaagacttTGCTGATATGATCTGGGTATTTCTTGAGCCCTAAAATTCGTTCTTCAGCAAGAAAAAGCTAAGGGGTAAAGGCCCAGTTTCAACATTTCTGTGACTTTATTTAGCAGacaggttatctgacacttaaatATGAACTGTGAAACaggcttttatttaaatactttctaGGATGAGTAAACTTATTGTTCTGTGTGCTTCATTTCAGTTTTTTCAGAAGTAAGGCGCTAACTAGCTTTGTTGAAAACTCTGCCGAGTGTATGTTTGCATTCTTTTAATCCTAAGTATCGCATACTTTAATAATGATATACTACCAATCTTAATGCCCTTTCTTACCTTGTGGGTTAGGTGTGTTGCAACCAGCAGCGGCACCAAAGCTCATGAGGCCGACTTGCGTAATTTCTCCATCGATGTCAATCAATGTCAATGGACCACCGCTGTCACCCTAGAAGACAAAAAGAGAATGGAATTCGCAAATCACTGTACATTTCCCGTGACTGTAAAACTAGTATAAAGTTTGTACTTAGGTGTACCGACAGTCGGGGAATTGTATTATGAAATCATTCTATACTTTTCTAACTCGTATCATGTCGTCTCTATAGCGTAGCGGTTTTGAGTGAGAATAAAAATAGGCAATAACTTCAACTAGGCTTGCCATAGAGCATGTAAAGACTCGCCTTTGTCCGCTTGCAGGCTTATAGAAAAGACTAATGGAATGCAGAGTGTAAGATGGTTCTCTACgcgcaatttaaaaatatcttcccAGCAGTTGCCTAGTTTCATTTGCACCACCGTTTTAGCCAAATTTACGTCACAAAAGTCACAAGATATTGCTATAACTAGCTAAAGAAAC
The DNA window shown above is from Anticarsia gemmatalis isolate Benzon Research Colony breed Stoneville strain chromosome 20, ilAntGemm2 primary, whole genome shotgun sequence and carries:
- the LOC142981889 gene encoding transmembrane protease serine 9-like, which produces MARVFVIGLLCFLGLVQGVPSDSDSQLDYIENIRNADSRIVSGWEAVEGQFPYAVSLRMVGPSGGVGACGGSILNNQWILTAAHCLARRFSWVVRYGVTNLTRPDYIIETTERYIHEGYNQASTAVQTEDIGLLKVNHDIPYTKNIAPIRLQSSQRRDVEYGGVQLTLSGFGRTNDWWHGGYVPEILYWVYQRGITQEDCFTWYPNSQVIKEQTMCSQYFNDTSQNACTGDSGGPLTLIDIDGEITQVGLMSFGAAAGCNTPNPQGFVRPEYYHDWIEEHTGISFDWEVEDLISSVANALSTPVSELWLECRDMWVPPVMRARHKYPLNRHVCPHDRLAACAGKTAEAESATIFTYVVIINAAVIVRWCSFNMVAAYLFGLLFALGYAQAGLLNHQAVTVEEYRDSDHARFAPRIISGWEAVEGQFPYQVSIRMIDSFGGVFGCGGTIIHNKWVLTAAHCLANRISFVVRLGLFDLTRPEYIVETSNKYIYPKYNEIAAGVQTDDIALLGLDHSIPYSANIQPSRLQSSAQKNNDYSDVTMVVSGFGRTNEIGSAGGQTEVLRWVLQRGLSNEECRRYYAILDLIQAQSICSRFFNVTSQSPCTGDSGGPLTVVDQDGKSTQVGVASFVSGAGCASPIPAGYVRPGHYHDWYVEVTGINFDWDSSFPDPESEESSESSESSESSESSESSESSESSESSESSESSESSESQQSSESKESSESQQSSESKESSESQQSSESKESSESQQSSESKESSESQQSSESKESSESSESNEPSESSESNEPSDPSESEESNEPSQPSEEDVPDASDEADDEDLRVHIVN